One genomic region from Labeo rohita strain BAU-BD-2019 chromosome 7, IGBB_LRoh.1.0, whole genome shotgun sequence encodes:
- the LOC127168181 gene encoding E3 ubiquitin-protein ligase TRIM39-like: MAESLPTSPIQTQSRNQSMDIPPPMSSSSGPLAEELQCPVCLDVFTDPVTTPCGHNFCKSCLNQHWDSSQECKCPICNETFSKRPDLKINTGLRQVVQLFQEKSSLSNSEVLCDICDDKKMKALKSCLVCQNSYCEPHLEPHQRVPNLKKHKLMDPVKNIKYYICQKHERPLELFCRDDQTCICVFCTDGDHKTHNTVPLEEESKEKKTQLMKTQKDVQQMILDRIKKIHSAEFRKKSTEQEKAASVELFSDLMRFIERCQAELLEMMEEKQKAAVEQNEELIQELQQEITELKMRSTELDHLLHTDDHLHLLQIYPFLCSPPHTSNRPEISMNTDVSVETLRRALTQLQETLDEKLSQTVLRRIQQYAVDVTLDPDTRHQNLILSDDGKQVRHEDIEQKLLNNPERFDYCTCVLGKEGFSSGRFYFEVQVKGKTKWILGVAKESINRKGSITVSPRDGFWTVGLWNENKYWACTDSYVSLSVSGKLQNVGMFVDYEEGLVSFYDVESRSHIYSFTGQSFTEKLYPFFSPCRNDKGENSAPLIISPVNYVE; this comes from the exons ATGGCAGAATCTTTACCTACATCACCAATACAAACACAGAGCAGGAACCAGAGTATGGATATACCTCCAC CTATGTCATCCTCCAGTGGTCCTCTGGCTGAGGAGCTGCAGTGTCCAGTGTGTCTGGATGTGTTCACTGATCCAGTTACCACTCCATGTGGACACAACTTCTGTAAGAGCTGCTTGAACCAGCACTGGGACAGCAGTCAGGAGTGCAAATGTCCAATTTGTAATGAAACATTCAGTAAAAGACCAGACCTCAAGATCAACACAGGACTTAGACAGGTTGTGCAGCTATTTCAGGAAAAGTCTAGTCTGAGTAATTCTGAAGTTCTCTGTGACATCTGTGATGACAAAAAGATGAAAGCCCTGAAGTCCTGTCTGGTGTGTCAAAACTCGTACTGTGAACCTCACCTGGAGCCTCATCAGAGAGTGCCGAACTTAAAGAAACACAAACTGATGGACCCAGTGAAAAATATAAAGTACTATATATGCCAGAAACACGAGAGACCTCTGGAGCTGTTCTGCAGAGATGATCAGacgtgtatttgtgtgttttgcacTGATGGAGACCACAAGACTCACAACACTGTTCCTCTAGAGGAGGAGAGTAAAGAAAAGAAG ACTCAGCTGATGAAGACACAGAAGGATGTGCAGCAGATGATCCTGGACAGAATCAAGAAGATTCACTCAGCAGAATTTAGAAAA AAAAGCACAGAGCAAGAGAAAGCAGCCAGTGTTGAGCTCTTCAGCGATCTGATGCGCTTCATTGAGAGATGTCAGGCTGAGCTGCTGGAGATGATGGAGGAGAAGCAGAAAGCAGCAGTGGAACAGAATGAAGAGCTCATTCAAGAACTGCAGCAGGAAATCACTGAGCTCAAGATGAGAAGCACTGAGCTGGATCATCTCTTACACACTGATGATCACCTCCACCTCCTACAG ATTTACCCATTCCTGTGCAGTCCTCCACACACCAGTAACAGGCCTGAGATCAGTATGAACACTGATGTGAGTGTGGAGACTCTGAGGAGAGCTCTGACTCAACTGCAGGAAACTCTAGATGAGAAACTCAGTCAAACTG TGTTGAGGAGGATTCAGCAGTATGCAG tggaTGTGACTTTAGATCCTGATACACGTCATCAAAATCTCATCCTGTCTGATGATGGGAAACAAGTGAGACATGAAGACATTGAACAAAAGCTCCTAAACAACCCAGAGAGGTTTGACTACTGTACCTGTGTTCTAGGAAAAGAGGGATTCTCCTCAGGGAGATTTTATTTTGAGGTTCAGGTGAAGGGAAAGACTAAATGGATTTTAGGAGTGGCTAAAGAATCTATTAACAGGAAGGGGTCGATCACAGTGAGTCCTCGGGATGGATTCTGGACTGTGGGTCTGTGGAATGAGAATAAATATTGGGCATGTACTGATTCCtatgtctctctgtctgtgagTGGGAAGCTGCAAAATGTGGGGATGTTTGTAGATTATGAGGAGGGTCTGGTCTCTTTCTATGATGTAGAGTCCAGATCTCATATCTACTCTTTCACTGGACAGTCTTTCACTGAGAAACTCTATCCTTTCTTCAGTCCGTGTCGCAATGATAAAGGAGAAAATTCAGCACCCCTGATCATCTCACCTGTTAACTATGttgaataa
- the LOC127168178 gene encoding E3 ubiquitin-protein ligase TRIM39-like has product MAEHLPTSTKLTRRQSMEKTPSSMSSSSGPLAEELQCSVCLDVFTDPVSTPCGHNFCKNCLNQCWKNSQNCICPLCKETFSKRPDLKINTALRQVVQLFQEKFSLSKTEVLCDICDERKIKALKTCLMCQTSYCKTHLEPHQRVLSLKKHKLMDPVENINDYICQKHERPLDLFCRDDQTRVCVFCTDGDHKTHNTVALEEESKEKKTQLMKTQKDMQHMIQDRIKKIQDIKHSAELRKKSTEQEKAANVELFSALMQSIERCQAELLEMMEEKQKAAEKQDEELIQELQQEITELTMRNTELDHLLHTEDHLHLLQIDPALCSPPHTRNWSEISMNTDVSVETLRRALTQLQETLDEKLSQTVFRRMKQYAVDVMLDPDTAHPYLILSDDGKQVRTGDIKQMLPNNPERFDICPGVLGKEGFSSGRFYFEVQVMGKTDWDLGVVRQSINRKGKITVSPKNGFWTVALRNENEYRAWAGPSVSLSLSVKPQKVGVFVDYEEGLVSFYDVESRSHIYSFTGQSFTEKLYPLFSPCPSHKGKNVAPLIISPVK; this is encoded by the exons ATGGCAGAACATTTACCAACATCAACAAAATTGACGAGGAGACAGAGTATGGAGAAGACACCTTCAT CAATGTCATCCTCCAGTGGTCCTCTGGCTGAGGAGCTTCAGTGTTCAGTGTGTCTGGATGTGTTCACTGATCCAGTCAGCACTCCATGTGGACACAACTTCTGTAAGAACTGCTTGAACCAGTGCTGGAAAAACAGTCAGAACTGCATCTGTCCATTGTGTAAAGAAACATTCAGTAAAAGACCCGACCTCAAGATCAACACAGCACTTAGACAGGTTGTGCAGCTCTTTCAGGAAAAGTTTAGTCTGAGTAAAACTGAAGTTCTCTGTGACATCTGTGATGAAAGAAAGATAAAAGCCCTGAAGACCTGCCTGATGTGTCAGACTTCTTACTGCAAAACTCATCTGGAGCCTCATCAGAGAGTCCTGAGCTTAAAGAAACACAAACTGATGGACCCTGTGGAGAATATAAATGACTATATATGCCAGAAACATGAGAGACCTCTGGATCTGTTCTGTAGAGATGATCAGACACGTGTGTGCGTGTTTTGCACTGATGGAGACCACAAGACTCACAACACCGTTGCTCTAGAGGAGGAGAGTAAAGAGAAGAAG ACTCAGCTgatgaagacacagaaagacATGCAGCACATGATCCAGGACAGAATCAAAAAGATTCAAGACATCAAACACTCAGCAGAACTCAGAAAA AAAAGCACAGAGCAAGAGAAAGCAGCTAATGTTGAGCTCTTCAGTGCTCTGATGCAATCCATTGAGAGATGTCAGGCTGAGCTGCTGGAGATGATGGAGGAGAAGCAGAAAGCAGCAGAGAAACAGGATGAAGAGCTCATTCAAGAACTACAGCAGGAAATCACTGAACTCACAATGAGAAACACTGAGCTGGATCATCTCTTACACACTGAGGATCACCTCCACCTCCTACAG ATTGATCCAGCCCTGTGCAGTCCTCCACACACCAGGAACTGGTCTGAGATCAGTATGAACACTGATGTGAGTGTGGAGACTCTGAGGAGAGCTCTGACCCAACTGCAGGAAACTCTAGACGAGAAACTCAGTCAAACTG TATTCAGGAGAATGAAACAGTATGCAG TGGATGTGATGCTGGATCCTGATACAGCTCATCCATATCTCATCCTGTCTGATGATGGGAAACAAGTGAGGACTGGAGACATTAAACAAATGCTCCCAAACAACCCAGAGAGGTTTGATATCTGTCCTGGTGTCCTGGGAAAAGAGGGATTCTCCTCAGGGAGATTTTATTTTGAGGTACAGGTGATGGGAAAGACTGACTGGGATTTAGGAGTGGTCAGACAATCTATTAACAGGAAGGGAAAGATCACTGTGAGTCCTAAGAATGGATTCTGGACTGTGGCTCTGAGGAATGAGAATGAATATAGGGCTTGGGCTGgtccatctgtctctctgtctctgagtGTGAAGCCACAGAAGGTGGGGGTGTTTGTGGATTATGAGGAGGGTCTGGTCTCCTTCTATGATGTGGAGTCCAGATCTCATATCTACTCGTTCACTGGTCAGTCTTTCACTGAGAAACTCTATCCTTTATTTAGCCCTTGTCCTAGTCATAAAGGTAAAAATGTAGCCCCACTGATCATCTCACCTGTTAAATag